In a single window of the Terrirubrum flagellatum genome:
- a CDS encoding leucyl aminopeptidase, with the protein MSRSIQIAAAAYPTKLAGGALVLLTDDKLALSDRASALIGDAGRKAFEKAAEIESFKGKLNGVLSILAPAGLDLDRLIVVGVGPASEAAKRNAVTLGGVIGGALAKAKAATVLLDAPDGPLSAEQAADVALGAQLRFYNFDRYKTKKKDDELKPTTLKLTLAVADAAAAKKALPGRDAIAAGVILARDLVNEPPNVLDPPTFAARAKELKKVGVEVEVLGVKEMTKLGMGALLGVGQGSRKESQCVIMRWNGAKGASAQPVAFIGKGVTFDTGGVSLKPGGGMEDMKGDMAGAACVTGLMHALAARKAKVNAIGVIGVVENMPDGAAQRPGDIVTSLSGQTIEIINTDAEGRLVLADVLWYVQDRFKPKFMVNLATLTGACVVALGKEYAGLFSNDDELSDRLHKAGQATGDRVWRMPLAPEYDKLMDSRFADVKNSGGREAGAITAAQFLQRFVNKTPWAHLDIAGTAMGSPKTEISQGWSSGFGVRLLDRLVADHYEG; encoded by the coding sequence ATGAGTCGCTCCATCCAGATCGCCGCCGCGGCTTATCCGACCAAGCTTGCGGGCGGCGCGCTCGTGCTCCTGACCGACGACAAACTCGCGCTGTCCGACAGGGCGTCCGCGCTGATTGGCGACGCCGGCCGCAAGGCGTTCGAGAAGGCGGCGGAGATCGAGAGCTTCAAGGGCAAGCTCAATGGCGTCCTGTCGATTCTGGCGCCCGCTGGCCTCGATCTCGATCGGTTGATCGTTGTCGGCGTCGGGCCGGCCTCCGAAGCCGCGAAGCGGAACGCCGTAACGTTAGGCGGCGTAATTGGCGGCGCGCTCGCCAAGGCGAAAGCGGCGACCGTGCTGCTCGACGCTCCGGATGGTCCGTTGAGCGCTGAGCAGGCGGCTGATGTCGCGCTCGGCGCGCAGCTCCGCTTCTACAATTTCGATCGCTACAAGACGAAGAAGAAGGACGACGAGCTGAAGCCGACGACGCTCAAGCTGACGCTGGCGGTCGCCGACGCCGCTGCTGCGAAGAAGGCGCTGCCGGGCCGCGACGCGATCGCCGCCGGCGTCATTCTGGCGCGCGATCTCGTCAATGAGCCGCCCAACGTGCTCGATCCCCCCACATTCGCGGCGCGCGCGAAGGAACTGAAGAAGGTCGGCGTCGAGGTCGAGGTGCTCGGCGTCAAGGAGATGACCAAGCTCGGCATGGGCGCCTTGCTCGGCGTGGGGCAGGGCTCCCGCAAGGAAAGCCAGTGCGTGATCATGCGCTGGAACGGCGCGAAGGGCGCTTCGGCCCAACCCGTTGCCTTCATCGGCAAGGGCGTGACCTTCGACACGGGCGGCGTCTCGCTCAAACCCGGCGGCGGCATGGAGGACATGAAGGGCGACATGGCCGGCGCCGCCTGCGTCACCGGTCTGATGCATGCGCTCGCGGCGCGGAAAGCCAAGGTCAACGCCATTGGCGTGATTGGCGTGGTCGAGAACATGCCTGATGGCGCCGCGCAGCGGCCGGGCGACATCGTGACCTCGCTGTCGGGCCAGACCATCGAGATCATCAACACTGATGCGGAAGGCCGGCTCGTGCTCGCGGACGTGCTCTGGTATGTGCAGGACCGTTTCAAGCCGAAATTCATGGTCAATCTGGCGACGCTCACCGGCGCCTGCGTCGTCGCGCTCGGCAAGGAATATGCGGGCCTGTTCTCGAACGACGATGAGTTGTCGGACCGCCTCCACAAGGCCGGGCAGGCGACCGGCGATCGCGTCTGGCGCATGCCGCTCGCGCCTGAATACGACAAGCTCATGGATTCGCGCTTCGCCGACGTGAAGAATTCGGGAGGTCGCGAGGCCGGCGCGATCACCGCGGCGCAATTCCTCCAGCGCTTCGTCAACAAGACGCCCTGGGCGCATCTCGATATCGCCGGAACCGCCATGGGTTCGCCAAAGACGGAGATTTCGCAGGGCTGGTCGTCAGGCTTCGGCGTCAGGCTGCTCGATCGGCTGGTGGCCGATCACTACGAGGGGTAG
- the rsmA gene encoding 16S rRNA (adenine(1518)-N(6)/adenine(1519)-N(6))-dimethyltransferase RsmA, whose protein sequence is MIDDLPPLRDVVRAHGLAPRKSLGQNFLFDLNLTARIAREAGDLTKGVTVEVGPGPGGLTRALLAAGARKVVAIEQDERFLPALAEIGARYPGRLEVIHGNALEIDLAQIASGEALQVVANLPYNVGTPLLTNWLEQESWPPAWTSLTLMFQREVAERIVATPDERADYGRLAILAGWRATSRILFDVPPAAFTPPPKVTSSIVRIEPRQSPAPCRLESLTKVAQAAFNQRRKMLRQSLKSLGVDASALLEKAEIDPTARAEAIPVDGFVALANAYDALRS, encoded by the coding sequence ATGATCGACGATCTCCCTCCCCTGCGCGACGTGGTCCGCGCCCACGGGCTCGCGCCGCGCAAGTCGCTCGGCCAGAACTTTCTCTTCGATCTCAACCTGACGGCGCGCATCGCGCGCGAAGCGGGCGATCTGACGAAGGGAGTCACTGTCGAGGTGGGTCCCGGCCCCGGCGGATTGACGCGCGCGCTGCTCGCGGCCGGCGCAAGGAAGGTCGTCGCCATCGAACAGGACGAGCGCTTTCTGCCGGCGCTCGCCGAGATCGGCGCGCGCTATCCCGGCCGCCTCGAAGTCATTCACGGCAATGCGCTTGAGATCGACCTTGCGCAGATCGCGTCGGGCGAAGCTCTGCAGGTGGTCGCAAACCTCCCCTACAATGTCGGCACGCCGCTGCTGACGAACTGGCTCGAACAGGAGAGCTGGCCGCCTGCATGGACGTCGCTCACGCTCATGTTCCAGCGCGAAGTCGCAGAGCGCATCGTGGCGACGCCCGATGAGCGCGCGGATTATGGTCGCCTCGCCATCCTCGCGGGCTGGCGCGCGACATCGCGCATCCTGTTCGACGTGCCGCCCGCCGCCTTCACGCCGCCGCCGAAGGTGACGTCGAGCATCGTGCGCATCGAACCGCGCCAGTCGCCGGCGCCGTGCAGGCTCGAAAGCCTGACGAAAGTCGCGCAGGCCGCGTTCAATCAGCGGCGCAAAATGTTGCGGCAGAGTCTGAAATCGCTCGGCGTCGATGCGAGCGCGCTTCTGGAGAAGGCGGAGATCGATCCGACCGCGCGCGCAGAGGCCATTCCGGTGGACGGTTTCGTCGCGCTCGCGAACGCCTATGACGCGCTGCGGTCCTGA
- a CDS encoding LPS-assembly protein LptD gives MGRPARARTSGLNLWRVIVAGVAVCLPAIAFSDVAQAQGLKQLANQGAQQPGAPKSKMLVEANQLVYDNDTNKVSAVGNAQIYYDGKTLEADRVVYDRANKRVYAEGNVRMTDETGTVTHGDRFELTDNFKDGFIDSLRVESTTVVRGEQLKVRFAAPRAERTAGDTTIFQRGTYTTCEPCAQNPERPPLWQVKATKIIHNKEEQTIYYENASVELFGYPVAWIPYFWSPDNTVKRKTGFLAPRYYHTTALGTGVALPFFWNLAPNYDLTLTPTYLSRQGFLGSAEWRHRLLNGSYNIRASGIFQQEKGAFLTGVYGPGDKEFRGSIESAGTFYLSDHWRFGWDVTMQSDKWFNDHYRLQNPGLQQMYFRDVISTIYLRGQGDRSFFDMRGYYFQPTSASDWQKQQPVVAPVVDYNKRWNLAGPIGGEVGLDVNFVNLTRDQTQFAYIYRPGAVDANGNKINPLSFPTIYGSLPYEGCVKYNRSDCIIRGLAGQQTRASATLDWRRQMIDPLGQVWTPFASVRLDAVSFSAKYSNTPGEANTYARMYVNSVIPGAGNSSDPAYARVLPAVGMQYKFPLVATSSWGSHVLEPIAQIVARPNESHVGETPNNDAQSLVFDDTTLFETNKFSGYDRVEGGVRFNYGAQYTFQGNNGAYVNLLAGQSIQVAGRNSYTQPDLSNVGLNSGLDKKYSDWVARAIIAPGPNFNLTTRARFDEKSFSLKRLEVGPSFTLDRLSGSVLYARYEAQPELGYAFRREGVAINGNLKLDTNWSIYGGTVLDLDRYLAAREAIAQGYSATGANTRASLSSMSVGLQYKDECTIFSVQYVANGFRDVYNGTTSPSRALYVKLELRSLGEVNFSQSLSTSGSLNDGLSK, from the coding sequence ATGGGTCGCCCCGCGCGAGCGAGGACAAGCGGTCTCAACCTGTGGCGTGTCATCGTCGCGGGCGTGGCTGTCTGTCTTCCCGCGATTGCGTTTTCAGACGTTGCGCAGGCGCAAGGCCTCAAGCAGCTCGCCAATCAAGGCGCGCAACAGCCCGGCGCGCCGAAATCCAAAATGCTCGTGGAGGCCAATCAGCTCGTCTACGACAACGACACGAACAAGGTTTCGGCGGTCGGCAACGCGCAAATCTATTATGACGGCAAGACGCTTGAAGCCGATCGCGTGGTTTATGATCGCGCCAACAAGCGCGTATACGCCGAAGGCAATGTCCGGATGACGGACGAGACGGGCACGGTCACGCATGGCGACCGGTTCGAACTAACGGACAACTTCAAGGACGGCTTCATCGACTCGCTGCGCGTTGAGTCGACGACTGTGGTGCGCGGCGAACAGCTCAAGGTGCGCTTCGCGGCGCCGCGCGCCGAACGGACGGCGGGCGACACGACAATCTTCCAGCGCGGCACCTACACCACCTGCGAGCCTTGCGCGCAAAATCCTGAAAGACCGCCGCTATGGCAGGTCAAGGCGACGAAAATCATCCACAACAAGGAAGAGCAGACGATCTACTACGAGAACGCGTCCGTGGAGCTGTTCGGTTATCCCGTCGCTTGGATTCCGTATTTCTGGTCGCCCGACAACACGGTGAAGCGCAAGACCGGTTTTCTGGCGCCGCGCTACTACCATACGACTGCGCTCGGCACCGGCGTCGCGCTGCCCTTCTTCTGGAATCTCGCGCCGAACTACGATCTGACCCTGACGCCGACCTATCTCTCGCGACAGGGATTTCTGGGCTCGGCTGAGTGGCGGCATCGGCTGCTCAACGGTTCCTACAACATCCGCGCTTCCGGCATTTTCCAGCAGGAAAAGGGCGCGTTTCTGACCGGCGTCTACGGGCCGGGCGACAAGGAGTTCCGCGGCTCGATCGAAAGCGCGGGCACGTTCTATCTCAGCGATCACTGGCGCTTCGGCTGGGACGTGACCATGCAAAGCGACAAATGGTTCAACGACCATTATCGCCTGCAGAATCCCGGCCTGCAGCAGATGTACTTCCGCGACGTCATCTCGACGATCTATCTGCGCGGACAGGGCGATCGCAGCTTCTTCGACATGCGCGGTTATTATTTCCAGCCGACATCGGCGAGCGACTGGCAGAAGCAGCAACCTGTCGTCGCGCCGGTGGTGGATTACAACAAACGCTGGAATCTCGCCGGACCGATCGGCGGCGAAGTCGGGCTCGACGTCAACTTCGTCAACCTCACGCGCGACCAGACGCAGTTCGCCTACATCTATCGCCCGGGCGCGGTGGACGCGAATGGCAACAAGATCAATCCGCTGAGCTTTCCCACGATCTATGGTTCGCTGCCCTACGAAGGCTGCGTGAAATATAATCGCAGCGACTGCATCATCCGCGGCCTCGCGGGTCAGCAAACGCGCGCTTCCGCGACGCTCGACTGGCGCCGGCAGATGATCGATCCGCTCGGCCAGGTCTGGACGCCGTTCGCGTCCGTTCGCCTCGACGCCGTGTCGTTCAGCGCGAAATACAGCAACACTCCGGGCGAGGCGAACACCTATGCGCGGATGTATGTGAACAGCGTCATCCCCGGCGCGGGAAACAGCTCCGACCCGGCCTACGCCCGCGTGTTGCCCGCCGTCGGCATGCAGTACAAATTCCCCTTGGTCGCGACGAGCTCCTGGGGCTCGCATGTTCTCGAGCCGATCGCGCAGATCGTCGCGCGGCCGAACGAAAGCCATGTGGGCGAGACGCCCAACAACGATGCGCAAAGCCTCGTATTCGACGATACAACGCTGTTCGAGACCAACAAGTTCTCTGGCTATGATCGCGTCGAAGGCGGCGTGCGCTTCAACTACGGCGCGCAATACACGTTCCAGGGCAACAACGGCGCCTATGTCAATCTGCTCGCGGGGCAATCGATCCAGGTCGCCGGCCGCAACTCCTACACCCAGCCCGACCTCTCCAACGTCGGACTCAATTCGGGTCTCGACAAGAAATATTCGGACTGGGTGGCGCGCGCGATCATCGCGCCTGGACCGAACTTCAATCTGACGACGCGCGCGCGCTTCGACGAGAAGAGTTTCTCGCTCAAGCGCCTCGAAGTCGGCCCGTCCTTCACGCTCGACCGTCTGTCAGGTTCGGTGCTCTATGCGCGCTATGAAGCGCAGCCTGAGCTGGGCTATGCGTTCCGGCGCGAAGGCGTGGCGATCAACGGCAATCTCAAGCTCGACACCAACTGGAGCATTTACGGCGGCACGGTGCTCGATCTCGATCGCTATCTCGCGGCGCGCGAAGCGATCGCGCAAGGTTACAGCGCGACCGGCGCGAACACGCGCGCCAGCCTGTCCTCGATGTCCGTCGGCCTCCAGTACAAGGACGAGTGCACGATCTTCTCGGTGCAGTATGTCGCGAACGGATTCCGCGACGTTTACAACGGCACGACCAGTCCGTCGCGCGCGCTTTATGTGAAGCTGGAGCTGCGGTCCCTTGGCGAAGTCAACTTCTCACAAAGCCTCAGCACCAGCGGCTCCTTGAACGACGGCCTGAGCAAGTAA
- a CDS encoding YicC/YloC family endoribonuclease, protein MALASMTGFARATEASGSARIVWELKSVNGKSLDIRMRTPPGFDEVAEEARKRVGAACKRGTCFASLTVQRDERPPVVRINENLLSQLVDLSSRFAGQGGLAPPSLDGLLAVRGVVELVEARDDDATETALRQGIFAALDRAIADLSAARRSEGAALDQILASRLADIGRLTNEAERSPARQPDAVKKRLAEQIAALLDSGRELDPNRLHQEAVLLASRADIREELDRLKAHVEATRKLIAEGGAVGRRLDFLAQEMAREANTLSAKANDIALNATGLELKTIIEQFREQVQNVE, encoded by the coding sequence ATGGCGCTCGCCAGCATGACAGGCTTTGCGCGCGCGACCGAAGCCAGCGGCTCCGCGCGAATTGTATGGGAGCTCAAGAGCGTCAACGGCAAATCGCTCGATATCAGGATGCGAACGCCGCCGGGTTTCGACGAGGTCGCCGAAGAAGCGCGCAAGCGCGTCGGCGCCGCCTGCAAGCGCGGGACTTGCTTCGCGTCATTGACGGTTCAACGCGACGAGCGGCCGCCAGTCGTGCGCATCAACGAAAATCTGCTGTCGCAGCTCGTCGACCTTTCCTCTCGCTTCGCCGGGCAGGGCGGGCTCGCGCCGCCGTCGCTCGACGGGCTGCTCGCGGTTCGCGGCGTTGTCGAACTGGTCGAAGCAAGAGATGATGACGCCACGGAAACGGCGCTGCGACAGGGGATCTTCGCGGCGCTTGATCGCGCGATCGCTGATCTCTCGGCGGCGCGCCGATCCGAAGGCGCTGCGCTCGATCAGATTCTGGCGTCGCGGCTTGCTGACATCGGGCGCCTGACCAACGAAGCGGAACGATCGCCGGCGCGTCAGCCGGACGCGGTCAAGAAACGGCTCGCCGAACAGATCGCCGCGTTGCTGGACTCCGGGCGTGAACTCGATCCGAACCGGCTGCATCAGGAAGCCGTGCTGCTCGCAAGCCGCGCCGACATCAGGGAAGAACTCGATCGGCTGAAGGCCCATGTCGAGGCCACGCGCAAATTGATCGCGGAGGGCGGCGCAGTTGGCCGCAGGCTCGACTTCCTCGCGCAGGAAATGGCCCGCGAAGCGAACACGCTGTCGGCCAAGGCCAATGACATCGCGCTCAATGCGACGGGTCTCGAACTCAAGACCATAATCGAGCAATTCCGCGAGCAGGTTCAGAATGTCGAATGA
- the lptG gene encoding LPS export ABC transporter permease LptG: MALIGRTFGRYFALRSFKAMLGVFATVCVLIYTVDFVELMRRASDTPTATAPGMALLALYRTPSVTEQVLPFAVLFGAMSAMLNLSRKLELVVTRSAGVSVWEFLQPPVLVALFIGLFMVGVYNPVSARMKQQATEIEAAVFGKGVKALGQETWIRQKSVDGQAIIRAMGVEPGGTTLSEVTAFLFSPAGDFIERIEAKKAALKERYWEMTQVKVISIDSPPEQHDAYLVPTNLKAEQVRQSFVPPASVPFWDLPKLIEQTRLAGLDATRYQLQYQTLLAKPLLLVAMVIIASTVSLRFFRMGGVARMVLGGVLAGFVLYVIRQLVEDLGGNGLLNVSAAAWTPAAVAALTGAFVLLHLEDG; this comes from the coding sequence ATGGCGCTGATCGGCCGCACCTTCGGGCGCTATTTCGCGCTGCGCTCATTCAAGGCGATGCTGGGCGTTTTCGCGACTGTTTGCGTCCTCATCTACACCGTTGATTTCGTTGAGCTGATGCGCCGGGCGAGCGACACGCCGACCGCCACGGCGCCCGGCATGGCCCTGCTCGCGCTCTACCGAACGCCGTCGGTGACGGAACAGGTCTTGCCCTTCGCGGTGCTGTTCGGGGCGATGTCGGCCATGCTCAACCTGTCGCGTAAGCTCGAACTCGTCGTCACCCGATCCGCCGGCGTTTCGGTGTGGGAGTTTCTACAGCCGCCGGTGCTGGTGGCGCTCTTCATCGGGCTCTTCATGGTCGGGGTCTACAATCCGGTTTCGGCCCGGATGAAGCAGCAGGCGACCGAGATCGAAGCGGCGGTTTTCGGCAAAGGCGTCAAAGCGCTGGGGCAGGAAACCTGGATCAGGCAGAAGAGCGTCGATGGTCAGGCGATCATCCGCGCCATGGGGGTCGAGCCCGGAGGCACGACCCTCTCGGAGGTCACCGCCTTCCTGTTTTCACCGGCGGGCGACTTCATCGAGCGGATCGAAGCCAAGAAGGCGGCGCTCAAGGAGCGCTACTGGGAGATGACCCAGGTCAAGGTCATCTCGATCGACTCGCCGCCCGAGCAGCATGACGCCTATCTGGTGCCGACCAATCTGAAGGCCGAGCAGGTCCGGCAGAGCTTCGTGCCGCCGGCCAGCGTGCCGTTCTGGGACCTTCCGAAACTGATCGAACAGACCCGCCTCGCGGGGCTCGACGCGACCCGATATCAGTTGCAATATCAAACGCTTCTGGCCAAGCCGCTGCTGCTGGTCGCGATGGTTATCATTGCGTCAACCGTGTCCCTACGTTTTTTCCGGATGGGCGGTGTGGCGCGGATGGTGCTAGGTGGCGTCTTAGCCGGGTTCGTGCTCTATGTTATCCGGCAGTTGGTGGAGGATCTCGGGGGGAACGGTCTGCTGAACGTATCCGCTGCGGCGTGGACGCCGGCGGCGGTCGCTGCGTTGACCGGGGCGTTCGTGCTCCTTCACCTGGAGGATGGTTGA
- the gmk gene encoding guanylate kinase: MSNELATPKRRGLILIVSSPSGAGKTTLTRALLDKDRSLHLSISVTTRPRRPSEADGVHYHFLKSVREFEAKRDGGDLLEWAQVHGQHYYGTPREPVERALAEGRDVLFDIDVQGAEQVTHQMRADVASVFVLPPSIEELHARLRRRAAEDETLIRRRLATAREEIARWSEYDYVIVNDDLDRAFSDLESILSAERQRRMRRSDLAPLVKTLDADLEKTLRAV, translated from the coding sequence ATGTCGAATGAACTCGCGACGCCGAAGCGGCGCGGACTCATCTTGATCGTCTCCTCGCCGTCAGGGGCGGGGAAGACGACGTTGACGCGCGCGCTCCTCGACAAGGATCGCAGCCTGCATCTCTCGATTTCGGTCACGACCCGTCCGCGCCGGCCGAGCGAAGCCGACGGCGTGCATTATCACTTCCTGAAAAGCGTGCGCGAATTCGAGGCCAAGCGCGATGGCGGCGATCTGCTGGAATGGGCGCAGGTGCATGGCCAGCATTATTACGGGACGCCGCGCGAGCCGGTGGAGCGCGCGCTCGCCGAAGGTCGCGACGTGCTGTTCGATATCGATGTGCAGGGCGCCGAGCAGGTGACGCATCAGATGCGCGCCGACGTCGCCAGCGTCTTCGTGCTGCCGCCTTCGATCGAGGAGTTGCATGCGCGCCTGCGCCGTCGCGCCGCCGAGGACGAGACTCTGATCCGCCGCCGCCTCGCGACCGCCCGCGAGGAGATCGCGCGCTGGAGCGAGTATGATTATGTCATCGTCAATGACGATCTCGATCGCGCCTTCTCCGATCTCGAGTCCATTCTTTCGGCTGAACGTCAGCGCCGCATGCGCCGTAGTGATCTGGCGCCGTTGGTGAAGACGCTGGACGCGGATCTTGAAAAGACGCTTCGCGCTGTCTGA
- the lptF gene encoding LPS export ABC transporter permease LptF, whose protein sequence is MSRFWGTLGFGLIERYVFRMALGATLACTLVLTAVIWITQALRELDLLTSKGQTIMMFLAITGLTLPALVTIIGPVAMFIAIIFTLNKLNSDSELIVISAAGAPPRTIFKPLATLAIMTCVMVAAMTIYIMPASFRVVRDLFTKIQADVISNIVKEGQFVTLDKGVVFHYRERAGQTLLGVFIQDRRDPEKVSIYLAEKGQTVEANGTNYLILEKGSVQRLAGNAQDASIIVFQRYAIDLSEMVAAAEAAYQKPREQTTLQLLNPDPAKPPPAIIAGRYRSELHDRLSSPLYPFAFAVIAFAALGSARTTRQGRGISIAAAVFAMAAVRGAGFIATSAIAGSATFIPAAYLTPLVGGALSFALIWWAGDFTRLDLGALLRPIQRLLPRPAQAGA, encoded by the coding sequence TTGTCGCGCTTCTGGGGCACTCTCGGTTTCGGGCTGATCGAGCGCTATGTGTTTCGCATGGCGCTGGGCGCGACGCTCGCCTGCACGCTGGTGTTGACCGCCGTCATCTGGATCACCCAGGCGTTGCGCGAACTCGATCTGCTGACCTCCAAGGGCCAGACGATCATGATGTTTCTCGCCATCACCGGCCTCACCTTGCCGGCGCTGGTGACCATCATTGGGCCGGTGGCGATGTTCATCGCCATCATCTTCACGCTCAACAAGCTCAACAGCGACAGCGAACTCATCGTCATCAGCGCCGCGGGCGCGCCGCCGCGAACGATCTTCAAGCCGCTGGCGACGCTCGCCATCATGACGTGCGTGATGGTCGCGGCCATGACCATCTACATCATGCCGGCAAGCTTCCGCGTGGTGCGCGATCTGTTCACCAAGATCCAGGCCGACGTGATCTCCAATATCGTCAAGGAAGGCCAGTTCGTGACGCTCGATAAGGGCGTCGTCTTCCACTATCGCGAGCGCGCCGGGCAGACGCTGCTCGGCGTCTTTATCCAGGACCGGCGCGACCCCGAGAAGGTCAGCATCTATCTCGCAGAGAAAGGCCAGACCGTCGAAGCGAACGGCACGAACTACCTCATTCTTGAAAAGGGCAGCGTGCAGCGTCTCGCAGGCAACGCGCAGGATGCGTCGATCATCGTGTTCCAGCGTTACGCCATCGATCTCAGCGAGATGGTCGCGGCCGCGGAAGCCGCCTATCAGAAGCCGCGCGAACAGACGACGCTGCAACTCCTCAATCCCGACCCGGCCAAACCGCCGCCGGCGATCATTGCCGGGCGCTACCGATCCGAACTGCATGACCGGTTGAGCTCGCCGCTCTATCCCTTTGCTTTTGCAGTGATCGCCTTTGCAGCGTTGGGCTCGGCGCGCACCACGCGCCAGGGCCGCGGCATCAGCATCGCGGCGGCCGTCTTCGCCATGGCGGCCGTGCGCGGCGCGGGCTTCATCGCGACATCCGCGATCGCTGGCAGCGCGACCTTCATTCCAGCCGCCTATCTCACCCCCCTCGTCGGCGGCGCGCTGAGTTTCGCACTGATCTGGTGGGCTGGCGACTTCACCCGCCTCGACCTCGGCGCGCTGCTGCGCCCGATCCAGCGCCTCCTTCCGCGCCCGGCGCAGGCGGGCGCGTAA